From a single uncultured Fusobacterium sp. genomic region:
- the rpsR gene encoding 30S ribosomal protein S18, with the protein MAEFRRRRAKLRVKAEEIDYKNVDLLKRFVSDKGKINPSRVTGANAKLQRKIAKAIKRARNIALIPYTRIEK; encoded by the coding sequence ATGGCAGAATTCAGAAGAAGAAGAGCTAAATTAAGAGTTAAAGCTGAAGAAATTGATTATAAAAATGTAGACCTTTTAAAAAGATTCGTATCTGATAAAGGAAAAATCAATCCTTCAAGAGTAACTGGAGCAAACGCTAAGTTACAAAGAAAAATAGCTAAAGCTATAAAAAGAGCTAGAAATATCGCTTTAATTCCTTATACAAGAATTGAAAAGTAA
- the msrAB gene encoding bifunctional peptide-methionine (S)-S-oxide reductase MsrA/peptide-methionine (R)-S-oxide reductase MsrB gives MKNFYKIFLTLFFLIGGSMVFANRREIENFELKTLDEKEYTLPKGKKVYLKAWASWCPICLSSLEELDSFTKEEDRIEIVTVVFPGKSGEMSKEEFKKWYSSLGYKNIKVLIDEKGELLKKARIRAFPTSIFIDETGEIKGVIPGQLPKEQILKIMGVDSQKEEEVIKKDENTPSASKNEEEKIEEIYLAGGCFWGVEAYMERIYGVVDAVSGYANGKTENPRYEDVVYRNTGHAETVKVTYDSNKISLNTLLEYYFRIVDPTSLNKQGNDRGTQYRTGIYYTKSEDEKVVTQALENLQKKYDKKIVVENKTLENFYLAEEYHQDYLKKNPNGYCHIDLNKANDVIVDASKYKKLSDKELKEKLSEKEYRITQLNDTERAFDNEYWNFFEPGIYVDITTGEPLFSSKDKYNSMCGWPSFTKPISEDVVTYHTDRSFNMIRTEVRSRVGDAHLGHVFEDGPKDKGGLRYCINSGALNFIPVDEMEKEGYGYLLKLVK, from the coding sequence ATGAAAAATTTCTATAAAATATTTTTAACTTTATTTTTTTTAATAGGAGGGAGTATGGTATTTGCAAATAGAAGAGAAATAGAGAATTTTGAATTAAAAACATTAGATGAGAAAGAGTATACTTTACCAAAAGGAAAAAAAGTTTATTTAAAAGCTTGGGCTTCATGGTGTCCAATATGTTTATCTAGTTTAGAGGAATTAGATAGTTTTACTAAAGAAGAGGATAGAATAGAGATAGTAACAGTAGTTTTTCCAGGAAAAAGTGGAGAGATGAGTAAGGAAGAGTTTAAAAAATGGTACTCATCTTTAGGATATAAAAATATAAAGGTACTTATTGATGAGAAGGGAGAATTGTTAAAAAAAGCAAGAATAAGAGCTTTTCCAACTTCTATATTTATAGATGAAACTGGAGAGATTAAAGGAGTTATTCCAGGACAATTGCCTAAGGAGCAAATTTTAAAAATAATGGGAGTAGATTCTCAAAAGGAAGAAGAAGTTATAAAAAAAGATGAGAATACTCCATCAGCTTCAAAAAATGAGGAAGAAAAAATTGAAGAGATATATTTAGCAGGAGGATGTTTCTGGGGAGTAGAGGCATATATGGAAAGAATCTATGGAGTTGTAGATGCTGTTTCAGGATATGCCAATGGTAAGACAGAAAACCCAAGATATGAGGATGTAGTATATAGAAATACTGGACATGCTGAAACTGTAAAAGTAACTTATGATAGTAATAAGATATCTTTAAATACTTTGCTAGAGTATTATTTTAGAATAGTAGATCCTACAAGTCTTAATAAGCAAGGAAATGATAGAGGGACACAATATAGAACAGGTATATATTATACAAAATCTGAAGATGAAAAAGTAGTAACTCAAGCATTAGAAAATTTACAAAAGAAATATGATAAAAAGATAGTAGTAGAAAATAAAACTTTAGAAAACTTCTACTTAGCTGAGGAGTATCATCAAGATTATTTAAAGAAAAATCCAAATGGATATTGTCATATAGATTTGAATAAAGCTAATGATGTAATAGTAGATGCAAGTAAGTATAAGAAACTTTCAGATAAAGAGTTAAAAGAAAAACTAAGTGAGAAGGAGTATAGAATAACTCAGTTAAATGATACTGAAAGAGCTTTTGACAATGAGTATTGGAACTTTTTTGAACCTGGAATTTATGTGGATATAACAACAGGAGAGCCACTTTTTTCATCTAAGGATAAGTACAACTCTATGTGTGGGTGGCCTAGTTTTACTAAACCTATAAGTGAAGATGTAGTAACTTATCATACAGATAGAAGTTTTAATATGATTAGGACAGAGGTTAGAAGTAGAGTAGGAGATGCTCACTTAGGTCATGTATTTGAAGATGGACCAAAAGATAAAGGTGGTTTAAGATATTGTATAAATAGTGGAGCATTGAATTTTATTCCAGTAGATGAAATGGAGAAAGAAGGGTATGGATATCTTTTAAAATTAGTAAAATAA
- a CDS encoding cytochrome c biogenesis CcdA family protein: protein MVQDKILYSYAYLAGILSFFSPCIFPIIPVYFGILSTGKRSSILKTLFFIMGLSVAFVLLGFGFGIIGNFLTSDIFRIFSGIMIIIFGLVQTGILKIKVLEKTKLFQIETEGSGIISSFLLGFGFSLGWTPCIGPILASILLISSNGDNSLYGAILMFVYVLGLATPFLIFSFSSQYFFKKLSFLKKYLERIKKIGGVLIILMGILLLLNQLNIFL, encoded by the coding sequence ATGGTTCAAGATAAAATTTTATATAGTTATGCATATTTAGCAGGAATATTGTCCTTTTTTTCTCCTTGTATTTTCCCAATAATACCTGTTTATTTTGGTATTTTAAGTACAGGGAAAAGAAGTTCTATATTAAAGACACTATTTTTTATTATGGGATTGTCAGTAGCTTTTGTATTACTAGGATTTGGATTTGGAATAATAGGAAATTTTTTAACTAGTGATATTTTTAGAATTTTTAGTGGAATTATGATAATAATTTTTGGATTAGTTCAAACTGGAATTTTAAAAATTAAGGTTTTAGAAAAAACTAAATTATTCCAAATAGAGACTGAAGGAAGTGGTATTATATCTAGTTTTCTATTAGGCTTTGGCTTTAGTCTAGGTTGGACACCATGTATAGGGCCTATTTTAGCTTCTATCCTTCTTATATCAAGTAATGGTGATAATTCCTTATATGGAGCAATATTAATGTTTGTTTATGTATTAGGTTTGGCAACTCCATTTTTAATCTTTTCTTTTTCATCTCAATACTTTTTTAAAAAACTGTCTTTTTTAAAAAAATATTTGGAAAGAATAAAGAAAATAGGTGGGGTATTAATAATATTAATGGGAATTTTATTACTTTTAAATCAATTAAATATATTTTTATAG
- the ftsA gene encoding cell division protein FtsA encodes MINRDKIVKTVVDIGNGKIKAIIGELSNNGEILKVLKYSEKPSLGILKNEIVDGEELSKSIDFVLEELREETEQEIDSITVGMGGEKIKSRTINVEISFPEEEVNEEHIKTLIKNAEEKVLSEEEQILKTEIYNVRIDNSGIVKNPLGILGSKLQADVHLLFTAKKRVEKLVETVNRIGVDVENIILNAYASAKSTLEEEDRRMGVALIDIGEGSTDIILYKNDKIIYAETIPLGGMHFKSDLVYILKLSDENDAIDILNKYRNRDISQDGYIYYGEGKHISAIELEDFINARVEEMIDYIDSTIEKSGFTGYLGKGLVLTGGVISDKIINTDKILEKINKKTGYVARKVLPSTFSGLETVNTSMATVIGLFYEVMEEEDRKLRTGSYTHQEIQLKNEKIEQHSKQEEDELNNLLDEDLEENKEEKKENKVVKAIKNWFSNFI; translated from the coding sequence ATGATAAATAGAGATAAGATAGTAAAAACTGTTGTAGATATAGGAAATGGAAAGATAAAAGCAATCATTGGAGAACTTTCAAATAATGGAGAGATTTTAAAAGTTCTAAAATATAGTGAAAAACCAAGTTTAGGAATTTTAAAAAACGAGATAGTAGATGGAGAGGAATTATCTAAAAGCATTGATTTTGTTTTAGAAGAATTGAGAGAAGAAACTGAACAGGAAATAGATTCTATAACTGTAGGTATGGGTGGAGAAAAGATAAAATCAAGAACTATTAATGTGGAGATATCTTTTCCAGAAGAGGAAGTTAATGAAGAGCACATTAAAACTTTAATAAAAAATGCTGAAGAAAAAGTTTTAAGTGAAGAGGAACAAATATTAAAAACAGAGATCTACAATGTAAGAATAGATAATTCAGGAATAGTAAAAAATCCTTTAGGAATACTTGGAAGTAAGTTACAAGCTGATGTACATCTATTATTTACAGCTAAAAAAAGAGTGGAGAAATTAGTTGAAACTGTAAATAGAATAGGTGTAGATGTAGAAAATATAATATTGAATGCTTATGCTTCAGCAAAATCTACATTAGAAGAGGAAGATAGAAGAATGGGAGTTGCCCTTATTGATATAGGTGAGGGAAGTACAGATATTATTCTATACAAGAATGATAAAATAATATATGCTGAAACTATACCATTAGGAGGAATGCACTTTAAAAGTGATTTAGTATATATTTTAAAATTAAGTGATGAAAATGATGCTATTGATATTTTAAATAAATATAGAAATAGAGATATTTCACAAGATGGATATATATACTATGGTGAAGGAAAACATATTTCAGCAATTGAATTAGAGGACTTTATTAATGCAAGAGTTGAAGAGATGATTGACTATATTGATAGTACAATTGAAAAATCTGGATTTACTGGATATTTAGGAAAAGGTTTAGTATTAACAGGTGGAGTAATATCTGATAAAATAATAAATACAGATAAAATATTAGAGAAGATAAATAAAAAGACAGGATATGTTGCAAGAAAGGTATTACCAAGTACTTTTAGTGGATTAGAAACTGTAAATACAAGTATGGCAACTGTTATAGGGCTATTTTATGAAGTTATGGAAGAAGAGGACAGAAAATTAAGAACAGGAAGCTATACACACCAAGAGATACAGTTAAAGAATGAGAAGATAGAACAACATTCAAAACAGGAAGAAGATGAGCTTAATAATCTTTTAGATGAAGATTTAGAGGAAAATAAAGAAGAAAAAAAAGAAAATAAAGTGGTTAAAGCTATAAAAAATTGGTTTTCGAACTTTATTTAA
- the ftsZ gene encoding cell division protein FtsZ: MLLDQDLVKIKVLGAGGAGGNAINDMISSGVGGVEYIAANTDAQDLGKSLADIRIQLGEKLTRGLGAGADPEIGRQAAEEDVEKIKNLLEDTDMLFITAGMGGGTGTGSAPVIARVAKELGVLTVAVVTRPFSFEGRKRKNNADVGIENLKKAVDALVIIPNDKLFELPDKTITLQNAFKEANNILKIGIRGVADLMIGNGLINLDFADIKATMLDSGIAVLGFGEGEGENRAIKATEKALLSPLLEKSILGASKILINITGAPDITLMEAQTISDMIRDAAGKTADDVMFGLVIEPDFGDRVQVTIIANNFANEEEKNEPFINVDTAKTEKVATATKEEAEKPNLDLPPWVRKR, encoded by the coding sequence ATGTTACTTGATCAAGATTTAGTTAAAATAAAGGTATTAGGAGCAGGAGGAGCAGGAGGAAATGCTATCAATGATATGATTTCTTCTGGTGTAGGTGGAGTTGAATATATAGCTGCTAACACAGATGCTCAAGATTTAGGAAAATCATTAGCTGATATTAGAATACAATTAGGGGAAAAATTAACTAGAGGATTAGGAGCAGGTGCTGATCCAGAGATAGGAAGACAAGCTGCTGAAGAAGATGTAGAAAAAATAAAAAATCTATTAGAAGACACAGATATGTTATTTATTACAGCAGGAATGGGTGGAGGAACTGGAACAGGTTCAGCTCCAGTAATAGCTAGAGTGGCAAAAGAATTAGGAGTTCTTACAGTAGCTGTTGTTACAAGACCATTCTCTTTCGAAGGAAGAAAAAGAAAAAATAATGCTGATGTAGGTATTGAAAATCTTAAAAAAGCAGTTGATGCTTTAGTAATTATACCTAATGATAAATTATTTGAATTACCTGATAAAACAATAACTTTACAAAATGCTTTTAAAGAAGCAAATAATATTTTAAAAATAGGTATTAGAGGGGTAGCTGACCTTATGATAGGAAATGGACTTATCAACCTAGACTTTGCAGATATTAAAGCTACTATGTTAGATTCAGGTATAGCTGTATTAGGATTTGGAGAGGGAGAAGGAGAAAATAGAGCAATAAAAGCAACTGAAAAAGCTTTATTATCTCCATTACTAGAAAAATCTATACTTGGTGCTAGTAAAATACTTATCAACATTACAGGAGCTCCTGATATTACTCTTATGGAAGCTCAAACAATCTCTGATATGATTAGAGATGCAGCTGGAAAAACAGCAGATGATGTAATGTTTGGGCTTGTTATTGAGCCAGATTTTGGAGACAGAGTACAAGTAACTATTATAGCTAATAACTTTGCTAATGAAGAGGAAAAAAATGAGCCTTTTATAAATGTAGATACTGCTAAAACAGAAAAAGTAGCTACAGCAACAAAAGAGGAAGCTGAAAAACCAAACTTAGATTTACCACCTTGGGTAAGAAAAAGATAA
- a CDS encoding cell division protein FtsQ/DivIB, with translation MKFIIRLLIIFLFSWLLYLIPSKFLTLDLFKIKEIKITGNSKILSNELTEVMKKLYNSNIWEIDFENLKEYLKKDVRIEEIEIKNSSLGVLEIYIKEKELAYYAQIGNKVYLLDKSGEIFGTLKETDEKDTYFLVAKDENEIEQLLELSKNLDNHILKNLISQIYIKNKDCMEIVLLNGTIIKTDLTVEKDKYRVLETLYNELIKTRKIEYIDLRFDDFIVKSSEEKKNDK, from the coding sequence TTGAAATTTATAATAAGGCTGTTGATTATATTTTTATTTAGTTGGTTATTATATTTAATTCCAAGTAAATTTTTAACTTTAGATTTATTTAAAATAAAAGAGATAAAAATTACTGGAAATTCAAAAATTTTATCAAATGAATTGACAGAAGTTATGAAAAAACTTTATAATAGTAACATATGGGAAATAGACTTTGAAAATTTAAAAGAATACTTGAAAAAAGATGTAAGGATTGAAGAAATAGAGATAAAAAATTCAAGTTTAGGAGTTTTAGAAATTTATATTAAAGAAAAGGAACTTGCTTATTACGCTCAAATAGGTAATAAAGTATATCTTTTAGATAAAAGCGGAGAAATTTTTGGAACATTAAAAGAAACTGATGAAAAAGATACTTATTTTCTTGTAGCTAAAGATGAAAATGAAATAGAACAGCTTTTAGAACTTTCAAAAAATTTAGATAATCATATCTTAAAAAATTTAATTTCACAAATTTATATAAAGAATAAAGATTGTATGGAGATTGTTTTATTAAATGGAACAATTATCAAAACAGATTTGACTGTAGAGAAAGATAAGTATAGAGTCTTAGAAACTTTGTATAATGAACTTATAAAGACTAGGAAGATAGAGTATATAGATCTAAGGTTTGATGATTTCATAGTTAAAAGTTCAGAGGAGAAAAAAAATGATAAATAG
- the rpmB gene encoding 50S ribosomal protein L28 — MQRCEITGVGLISGNQISHSHRLTRRVWKPNLQITSINVNGTPVKVRVCSRTLKTLKGLNDVEVMKFLKANEATLSARLQKAMAK; from the coding sequence ATGCAAAGATGTGAAATTACAGGAGTAGGACTAATCAGCGGAAACCAAATTTCTCACTCACACAGATTAACTAGAAGAGTTTGGAAACCAAATCTACAAATTACTTCTATCAACGTAAATGGAACTCCAGTTAAAGTAAGAGTTTGTTCAAGAACTTTAAAAACTTTAAAAGGACTTAACGATGTAGAAGTTATGAAATTCTTAAAAGCTAATGAAGCTACTTTAAGTGCTAGACTTCAAAAAGCTATGGCAAAATAG
- the murB gene encoding UDP-N-acetylmuramate dehydrogenase gives MRIFENHNMKNHSNMRVGGIAKKFIEVENKEELKDIFEKNKNIFLIGNGTNTLIDDGELDITFVSLKALNRIEELSEGLVRVEAGLDFNKLIAFMNRNNYTGLENLAGIPGSVGGLVYMNGGAYGSEIFDCIKEVEIFDENHEIKTLRKEDIKFSYRSTEIQEKKWVIISAIFEFKRGFDLKKVIEIQALRESKQPLDKPNLGSTFKNPKGDFSARLISEAGLKGTKIGGAEISPKHPNFIVNNGNATFEDISKILSFVKTKIKELYNIQLEEEIIVLKNENM, from the coding sequence ATGAGAATATTTGAGAATCATAATATGAAAAACCATTCCAATATGAGAGTTGGAGGAATAGCTAAAAAATTTATAGAAGTTGAAAATAAAGAAGAGTTAAAAGATATATTTGAAAAAAATAAGAATATATTTTTAATAGGAAATGGAACAAATACTCTTATTGATGATGGAGAGTTAGATATAACTTTTGTTTCATTAAAAGCTTTAAACAGGATTGAGGAGCTTTCAGAGGGATTAGTAAGAGTAGAAGCTGGATTAGATTTTAATAAACTAATAGCTTTTATGAATAGAAATAATTATACAGGGTTAGAAAATTTAGCAGGGATTCCAGGAAGTGTTGGAGGACTTGTATATATGAATGGTGGAGCTTATGGAAGTGAAATTTTTGACTGTATAAAAGAGGTTGAAATATTTGATGAAAACCATGAGATAAAAACTTTAAGAAAAGAGGATATAAAATTTTCTTATAGAAGTACAGAGATACAAGAGAAAAAATGGGTAATAATCAGTGCTATTTTTGAATTTAAAAGAGGATTTGATTTAAAGAAAGTCATAGAGATTCAAGCTTTAAGAGAGAGTAAACAGCCTTTAGATAAACCAAATTTAGGAAGTACATTTAAAAATCCAAAGGGGGATTTTTCAGCAAGATTAATATCTGAAGCTGGACTAAAAGGAACAAAAATAGGTGGAGCAGAAATATCTCCAAAACATCCTAATTTTATTGTAAATAATGGAAATGCAACATTTGAAGATATATCTAAAATTTTATCCTTTGTTAAGACAAAAATAAAAGAATTATATAATATACAATTAGAAGAAGAGATAATAGTTTTGAAGAATGAAAATATGTAA
- a CDS encoding outer membrane beta-barrel protein: MKKVLLGLAVISSMAMAAEGTNLYLKTGADISGKFDKVKVGKEFANKSESDRLGFDLTAEVTKEIYPNLELGLGLSYQDHGRPESVKSNDDKVQNTGYKSLPIYGVVKYNLPLESNIKPYLKADLGYSFNFDEKDLKIEGQGSYKSSIDNGLYYGLGAGAEYNNFIVELMYKVNRADVQYEDKGSKSPKFDYDYSRTTLSIGYRFDI, translated from the coding sequence ATGAAAAAAGTATTATTAGGATTAGCAGTTATATCATCAATGGCAATGGCAGCAGAGGGAACAAATCTTTATTTAAAGACAGGAGCAGATATTTCTGGAAAATTTGATAAAGTAAAGGTGGGAAAAGAATTTGCTAATAAGTCAGAAAGTGATAGATTAGGATTTGATTTAACTGCTGAGGTAACAAAAGAGATTTATCCAAATTTAGAGTTAGGACTTGGATTATCTTATCAAGATCATGGAAGACCAGAGAGTGTAAAAAGTAATGACGATAAAGTACAAAATACAGGATATAAGTCACTACCAATATATGGAGTAGTAAAATATAATCTACCTTTAGAAAGTAATATTAAACCATATTTAAAAGCTGATTTAGGATACTCTTTTAACTTTGATGAAAAGGATTTAAAAATAGAAGGACAAGGTTCATATAAATCATCAATAGATAATGGATTATATTATGGATTGGGAGCTGGAGCAGAGTATAATAACTTTATTGTAGAGTTAATGTATAAAGTAAATAGAGCAGATGTCCAATATGAGGATAAAGGTTCAAAATCACCTAAATTTGATTATGATTACTCAAGAACAACATTATCAATAGGATACAGATTTGATATTTAG
- a CDS encoding D-alanine--D-alanine ligase has protein sequence MKIAVFMGGISSEREVSLRSGAAILESLQNQGYDAYGVDVNENNLVTAFTENEYDLAYIALHGGYGENGTFQGLLDMLGKPYTGSGAMESAVTMDKAYTKAIAQAAGIKTAKTYNLVEEIKEFPVVVKPSRDGSSVGIYFCNNKEEVKSALKALEGRKPLIEEMIEGEELTVGVLNGEGLGVLRIIPKNKFYDYESKYAVGGSVHEFPAKIEKSAYDKAMENAVKIHKAVGLKGISRSDFMLKDGEVYFLEVNTCPGMTKTSLIPDLGTLKGYTFDDLVKIMVDTFKK, from the coding sequence ATGAAAATAGCAGTATTTATGGGGGGAATATCTTCAGAAAGAGAAGTATCATTAAGAAGTGGAGCTGCAATATTAGAGAGTTTACAAAATCAAGGATATGATGCTTATGGAGTAGATGTTAATGAAAATAACCTAGTAACAGCATTTACAGAGAATGAATATGATTTAGCATACATAGCTTTACATGGTGGATATGGAGAAAATGGAACATTTCAAGGGTTATTAGATATGTTAGGAAAACCATATACTGGTTCAGGGGCTATGGAAAGTGCTGTAACTATGGATAAAGCATACACTAAAGCAATAGCTCAAGCTGCTGGAATAAAAACAGCAAAAACTTATAATTTAGTAGAGGAAATAAAAGAGTTTCCAGTAGTTGTAAAACCTTCAAGAGATGGATCAAGTGTAGGAATTTATTTCTGTAATAATAAAGAGGAAGTAAAATCAGCATTAAAAGCTTTAGAAGGAAGAAAACCTTTAATTGAAGAGATGATCGAGGGAGAAGAATTAACAGTTGGGGTTTTAAATGGAGAGGGATTAGGAGTTTTAAGAATAATTCCTAAGAATAAGTTTTATGATTATGAGTCTAAATATGCTGTAGGAGGATCAGTTCATGAGTTCCCAGCTAAAATAGAGAAGAGTGCTTATGATAAGGCTATGGAAAATGCTGTTAAAATTCATAAAGCAGTAGGACTTAAAGGAATTTCAAGAAGTGATTTTATGTTAAAAGATGGAGAGGTTTATTTCTTAGAAGTAAATACTTGTCCAGGAATGACAAAAACAAGTTTAATACCTGATTTAGGAACACTTAAAGGTTATACTTTTGATGATTTAGTAAAGATAATGGTAGATACATTTAAAAAATAA
- the rpsF gene encoding 30S ribosomal protein S6: protein MKKYEIMFIINPTVLEEGREAVIEKVTGVLTAAGANIQKSEKWGERKLAYPIDKKKTGFYVLTTFEIDGTVLSDVELKLNIIEEVLRYIIVKQD, encoded by the coding sequence ATGAAAAAATACGAAATTATGTTCATTATCAACCCAACTGTACTTGAAGAAGGTAGAGAGGCTGTTATTGAAAAAGTAACTGGAGTTTTAACTGCTGCAGGAGCTAACATTCAAAAGAGCGAAAAATGGGGAGAAAGAAAATTAGCTTATCCTATCGATAAGAAAAAAACTGGTTTCTACGTATTAACTACTTTTGAAATTGACGGAACTGTATTATCAGATGTTGAATTAAAACTAAACATCATTGAAGAAGTATTAAGATACATCATAGTTAAACAAGACTAA